AAGGgttgaatgtatattatttattattttttttttttaaacataacatgAAGGACAAGAATTCAAACTTCAAACTTTTTTGAAAAAGGTACACATTTGTTATGAAATTTTTTCTAGAACTACGAGAATACTATACTCTAGGTTCACATTATAAACTCACCTTAAATAAATACTAATGGACCACAGTTTATTGTCAGTCGATCCTACTATATGTGgtacacaatatatatatatataagtatgaAAAATTATCCATACTCGCGTAGTACTAAATGTTACACCCCCTCCCATAAACCCTTTCTATCCTAGGAGAAGATGTGAAGATACCCGATGCCAACTTTATTATGACACCCAATTGTCAAACCTCATCCCTCTACCTTCACATTATAAACTTAAATACCTGATAAACAGTTGCATTTAATTTCTCAAACAAACTAACCAAAACAGATAAAACAGATGTCAAACTCATACACATAAACCATAACATGATCAACTACGGACTGTGTTCCCGTCTCAAAACTAGTCTAGGTCCCTAATATGTACATGAAGGACAACTGTTAACAACCTAAGTTAACTTCACTTCAACCCTTGAATACTGAGTGGCAGACTCGTAGAATAGCTATCCTCTGGGATCAATTTTCGTTAACATCAgggttaaaaataattatactcACGTATAAGAAAACATGTAAGATAGTTAAACCCTAGAACTCAAGCATAAACATTCATTATAAATTCTCTTCActaaaccttagttgagagagaacctttttgctCGATCCCTCAACGTCAATCCTTAGCTGATGTAGAATAATCTCAATGCAATCAGCATCAATAGAATtgtacctacgtgcacgtggtaatatcctgagtaccgtcataccttagatATTAGGGGACCTAGATACCTTCATACCTTCAATATCAAGTTTCCTCAATATAAAATCATAACTCTtctttggaaaagaaaactcaATCTTTGAACATCAAGCACTCCAACAAGTTTTAACACATGCTTCATAAACTTTAGAGTTTCaagaaaaagttaaattatGCGTCTACTCATTGACCTTCATACTAGGCATGTGTTGAAGAAATGCCTTCATACTAGGCATGTGTTGAAGAAATGCTTAAGAAAATTCATGGTTTACTTAGAAAACTCATTGCAAAGCTAGAAGCTCATGTGTCGTACATCATTAAGGAAACATCTTGAAAACTAGCTTAATAGTAAatcatgcattgaaaacacataaGAGAAAACATTCATAAACTTTGTCATTCACTGTCTTGGGCTACTTCCTCAAAGGATGATAGACTTTTCCTATTTTTGTTTGCCCTGTAACATCAGTAAATACTTTTGGTAAAAACTATGAGCTCCCTCTTGAGCTTAACTTACATTCTTATGTTTAACATTACCCATAGACAACCTCCATGATTTCCACGTATACAATCGCAAAACATACTCTATTACATAGCATATTACATCACATAACATACTTCAGCGTAACATGATATAAAGATAATTTATCTTGCGCTCAGCTCATAAGTGGCAATGCGCTCACAACACTTACTTAGGCTCTAAGACACGCCCACGATGCTGATGCGTTAAGCACTTGCTAACACTCTCCTTAGCACGCCCGGTCGATGCCCTCCTTCCCTCCCAACCTTCCGCTCACCTTGCGCGCCCACTCCTTAGCCAACGCTTGCGCTCAATCGCGCATAACCTCACTTGTCAACTGCGTGCTTATCCCTCAGATGTAGTTGCCTGCTTATTTACACATCAaatttccatattcaacttctGACCTTAATAACTTAAATTCCATATGTTATTTTATAGAATTTCCTTCTTGTTCATAAACATTTTAACTTtgttaccttaaaatttgagcctCTGATTCCGAGTAAAGCCCAAAATTTATCAATCTTCTTCGCCTGCCTAAGAAATCCAAAAGCTTGGAACATTTAGATAAATCTTCAAACTTTCAGCTCAAATTCATGAGAAATTCTCTTGGCAACCCTAGATCGTCCTCAATATTGATAAATCTTCAAATTGGCAACAACTTTCCTCAGCACGAGTGAGAATGTCAAACCAAGCTCTCCTACTTGACTTCCCTTTTACATTAAGGCAAGCTTGAGCTGATGACTTAATACGGTAACAACTCAGTCACTAAGTGTACTTAAAGCATTTAAACATGACATCTGGTCCACTAAGCTTGGTAGTTAAACTGAACTCCTCCATCTCATACCAACGCATAGGTTGAAATACCATCACATAGGCTGGTTTGCATCGTATAGTCCCCTCTTTCGGCCGACGCGTCTCCAGCCCTTGTCTCCGACCCTCACAGCGCACTTGCATTGACACTTGTCACATACCAACATCTCCCAAGGCCTCTACCACACTCTTCAATGCCCCTCAAGCGAACACATAGGTTGCACTTTGCGGCCCGCCTAACCCTTGCTTCAACACCCCTCCTTCGCTCTCTCAAACAAGTTTGGCTGCTCGCCTTCTGCATGCCCTAGCCTTCACTAAGTTCTTCATATTCCACAATGCAAGTTTCATACATTTTTCCCTTTATAACTTTGAAAGCATGACATGACAAGTCCATCTCCACGCTTCATACTCTCTTCCGACACTTGGTATGATTTCCTTCGCAACTTCTAACCCCCTTTTATAGACaacattcataaaataaaattaaccaTATATCAATACGTTActtaaacatacatatatataaaataggATCTTGGGTTTacactaaaaatattttctttttatatcaGTTTAACAATACTTCGACGATTTTACAAATTAGAACCACTAACTAAAATGAGtaatattttaatgatttagcGATATTCATATTAATGCCCATGCTACTTAACAAAAAGAATCTTAAACATTTCAATGGACAATGAATAAAAGGAGAGAGggtggaaaataaatttaaaaaatagagagagaaagactatgtataaataaataaataagtaaattaattaattaaagatttttttttttgaaacaagCAAGAgccaaaatatatatttatagagTTGAGATTGAGAGAGAAAGTTGGGGTTGGTTGTTGTTTATCTAACGGCTCTTATTGTCAGAATTTTTTGCCCtcgttctttctttctttgtttccCTCTCtacaacaaaactcaaatttcgaattctctctctctctctaaatttaaataaaataaaataaaataaaaaagttgaaGCATTTTGAAAATGCTTCTTGAACAGTGCGCCACCCGTTAGccccctttttttctcttttatctcTCTCTTCTTCACTAATCTCACTTTCAAATCTCAAACCCACCaatctcttctctctctctcttcctcaCTTCTTTAGAGAATTTCCAGTGTTGGGTCTGCTCAAAAAACTCTAATGGGTGCTTGTTTGAGCAAAAAGAAGAAGACTTTACCTTCAGTGTCTTCTACCACTGTTCCTCCAGCTCCAGATCCCACCTCCTGCAATGGCTGCAAACCCATCATCCCAATGTCTCAGCCTCCTACCATCGATGTGAAACTCAAGACATGCAACGAAACAGGGGAAGGAAATGGTGAAGGGAAAGAGGAAAGGAGTGAGTACCCTGTGAAGAAGGAGGTTTTTGTGATTAAGCACAGGAAGAGCCATGATGGGAGAGACAAAAATGgagcttctcttcttcctccaccTCAAGAGGTGAATGGACTTGTCTTCTCTGCTGCTACTCCTActgtgtcttcttcttcttgtgaaATTTTGGAGTCTGGAGCTGTGGGTGAAAATTTGAAGGTGGGTTTGGTGAGAACTTCGAGCTGTACTAAAGAGGAAGTTGATGCCATTTTGATTCAGTGTGGAAGATTGAGTCGGAGTTCGTCTGCTAAGGGTAATGGAAGAAAGTACTCAGGttcaaagagaagctatgaTTTTGATCATGGTGACAGAGATGGTGTTAATTCTGGAAATTTTggtgatgaagatgaagatgggaGGAATCTAAATTCTGTTGAGGTTGATGACGATGGAACTCCGGTGGAGAAATGCCACCACCAAAGGCAGCGTCACCGTCAATCTCCGAGACGCTCTTCCTCTCAAGGAAGGAGGAGGACCCCAAGTAGGGAGAGAGATCAGAACCAACGATCCAGCAGCCGAGAGAGACGTGTCAGTAGGTCGCCTGGTCGACGGTCGGCGGAGCCCTCTGCATCGAATGGTTCGAATTATACTTCCAATGTCAATGGCAATGCCAATAACAGTGGTGTTCTCAATCGGCCTGCGAAAATGGTTTCGGTCCCGGCAACGGTCTCTCACATTGAAATGGACAAGAACAACAATGTCAATGGTGGTTGTGGTGGCAATGAATTGGCGACTGTGACCGCTGTTAAGAGGATCTCGGTTAAAAGAAACGTTGGCGAGGCGACGGCCATGGCGGGTTCAAGGGTTGCTTCATCACCTCGTTCACAGTCTCCTGCAAGAAGCAATGGAAATGTTAAAGCTTCGGAAGAAAATCAGCAGCAGCAGCCATCTCTCAGCCGCAGCTCATCAAGAAAAGCAGAACAATCTCCTTACAGAAGAAACCCATTGGGTGAGATTGATACTAATTCACAACCACACAACAGGATTCAAAACAGAAGCAAAAAGGAAACTGAAGAAGTAATCGCTAAAGACTCCATTAATGGGGTAAACCAGGTACATTTGGAACCTACACACCCTTTTCTTTTATTAGTTCAGTGTCTATATCTCTACAAAACAGCAAATCTTTTAATATCGATTGATACCTTCTAATCTTTTGTCACAGAAGCCAAAAACTGATTCCAAAAGTTGTCACAAAGTAATAGTTTCCCAAGTGAATGGCAGCAAATCTAGCAGCACTGCCACTGCTACCAGAGGCGTTGTGAATATTATCACCTCCACAACACCATTATCAAACACAGAGGTAGTTGTTGTAGAGCACCAGAAACCCCACGGATTGGCAAGGAGCAGATCAGCAAGGCATTCCAGAGAACTGGATATTAATCCAGAAACATTATTGAATCAGAGTCAAACACCATCTTACACCAAAATGTTGCTTCAAGACATTCAGAATTTCCATCAAAAGAATACCAATACCAATACCAACCCTGTTTCTCTTCCAGCTTGTGTAACCAAGGCATGTTCCATTGTTGAAGCAGTTGCTGATCTCAATTCCACTACAAGTTCAAATTTCTCCTGTGCTTTCTCTGAGGATAGAAGCAACCCACCAACACACCAATCCAGCAGAAATGAGTATAGTGTTCCTTACAGTGGCAATCTGAAGGGCACCGCCGAAATCAGAGACCCTTTTGTTGAATCAGAAGTTGCCATGGACGACGATATTCTGGAACCAAGCTTTCATAAATACGTAACAGTGAGACGGGGTGGCCCTGTGGTTGCTGCTGGAGGGGGAGATACAGATGATCAGGAATCCTCCGGTAGCAACAGTTTTGTGAGCAGTGTTCAACAGCATCATAGGGGCATTTCAACTGCCTCATGGGAACCCAACTCTGCTGATTCAACTGACTCCTGGACATCAAGACAGAACACAAAAGATGGCTCTGGTAGCAGTTTGCAATCAAAACCAGGGCTTGACAGAGACGATAACAGACGGCGAACTGCTGAAAGACGGAGAGACTCCGATTCGCAAAGAACTGGCATTGGCCGTGGTAGACTTGGCAATGCCGGTAAAGTTCTTCATACAATTCCTGTTGCAGCCACTGGTTCCACCTGATTCGAATTGTATAGATCTCTCTCTCCTTTCCCATTtgcctgttttttttttttttttttttgcctttttcCATTCTTCTTTTCATGCTGTGAAAAGCAGAGTTTTACTTCTGCATTTGTATTCAGTTGCAAACTTGCAACCATTTCTCCTGTTCCTATATTATCTTTACTCATTATTCTTCCACTCATTATTAGTGTGCAAATTGTTACAGCAAAATGGTGACTCTCCTTCATTAGGCTGTAGGGTCTTGTTAATATAACCATAAATGATGAACTTATTATGTCAAGGTTATGCAGCAAGAAAAAGATATacctataaaattatattacaaATGTCATAATTACATAATTTGAATACATTTAATGTACTATAATTACAAATGCTACAAATACAAATGATCTTTGCCCGAGTTCAAATCAAAACTAACAAGACGAGTTGTCTTGTGGGACATCCTGACAGGCAGCTTCCAATTGGTTTTTTTCTTCCCCCATAAGATGTCCATTATCATACATCATCGCTCAAGTGTGTTGGCTACGCACAAGATTGATCAGCTGGATATGTACAATATCAGTTTAGTATTATGTAAAACTGGGCCATGTCCGAAAACAAACGGTAACCTTTGTTTTGAATGTTGAAAGCGTGAACAGATATTGTGCTCTCATTCCAAAGTATTGCCATAGTTGACCACGTATATAGCAACCACAGTAACAACGGCTCCAACCAGTTGAATAGGTGAAAAGGTCTCTCCCAAATATAGAAACCTGACATAAACGAACAGAGGAAACATTGAAGCGTCTGCAAAGTAGATATATCACTCATTCTATTTGTCCCCTGTTGAAAAATAGCGTGTAGAAGAACCTTACCCAAAAGCTGAAGCAAACATTGGAGTGAGAAAGGTGAGAGAGCTAAGCTTTGTCAAACTACCTATTAGTAGAAAATCATCCACAATGGAGAATTAgcacaagaaagaaaaaaaataataaaaagatcgATATTAAGTAACAAACCATGGATGTCTATAAAGTATCAAGGGGCAATAAACATTTGATCACACAGCATATCAGAAAACCAGTGAACTTTGAAGCTAACTGGATTTCAAAATGCCTATTAATCCGGCACAGTGAGACCTATAAAGTGATGTTATCTTTATGTCTTTGATCATACTAATGAAATTCAAAActctaaaaaattaaattaatgtaattgcatcaaCAACTTATACTCAATTTCAAAAAGATCATATTTCATAAAGTTTATTATTGTGTGCATGTAAGTATCTTAGCTAAAAAGTTTAttactttgttttttattttattttccgtGGTTGTACCTTTACATGGTCTTTTACTACGTTTTACATGGAATCGAACATCTACTGTAGCTATCAACCAAAGTGTGAAGTCACGTGTAAcaatagaaataataataaaggagcaacaagataaaaaaatttgaacgtCAAAGCAAAACGTGCCTTACAAGCTAGAATGCTAGGAAGGAAAAGTGTGAAACCTTTTGTTGCACTATAGAAGAATGAACCATAGCTAACAGCACTTCCAAAAATGGATGCATAAAGAAGTGCTAGTATATCATTTGTTGTAAAATCTTTAAGACTCCCACTGACTGCAGGATCATGATTAAGAATACAGATCATCAAAAGCGGGAGACCACCAATCACCATGTGCTgcaacataaaaaaaatcacgTTTATTTAGTTCCTTGCTTTATTTCCTTCAATTCAGTAGACTACGGCCTTATATAAGGCATCCTTCAAGTTTCATGACTTCCAATAAGGAATTCCATTGAAGTTTGATGGTTCCAGTCTTTAATTGCCTGCATGCTATACTGACAAGTGACAACTCTTCCTTAGAATTAGAAATTAGGAAAGGTACAAAGTAGCGCTACCACGTATTAAACTCATAACTGAACTCTCTTCTGATCTATCAAAATCAGAACATGCATGATGGGTTAATTGGGAGAAGGAAGCAGGAAATTTCTCATGAAACTATGAACATGTACTGAAGGTAGATCGACAACTATTTTTCTTCAATCATGTCGTCAAATACAGTTTTAATAAGGATGAAAAAAAGAGTTCactaaaataatttgtataacAAAAGGCATAAGAAAGAACAGTGATGTAATTTCATAAGAGAACGCTTCAAAAGTTGATCCTACCCATCCAGTTGCCATAATGGGATCAGAATACTTGGAAACCCAGCGGACCATGACAGTACCTACTGCCATGCTCTGTGCAGCTAGAAACATCCACCACTCTCCACTTCCCCACAGTGAAAAGCTATTTGCATCAAAAGTAAGTGAAGGAACCTGTCAAACCCACCGCCATATCAACAGAAGCTATCCTTTGATAAAATGCAGATAGATTAGTCATTTTATAATTCTTGAACGATCATACTAACATACTGTTCAAAAGAATATAAAGACATTCAGACACACTGCATACGATAGACAATTATTCTATTGTGGATGAGAAAGCAAAAATGCTTTGTTTAAAAGAGGCCAGGAAGCCTAGCTGGCATTCATAAGATGGTTAAATCAGGGTTTACAAAAAATATGAATCGTGAGATTGAAATACTAAAAGATTTAATCAGATCTCAGTTCTAAATATGCAGAAGTGTATGCAGCAGTTCTTGAAATTcagtataaattttatatttagaaCCTCTCTGCATTATGAGAGCagatattataaaattaaggtTTTCATTTCCAAAAACAATTGGGTCTCATCACCCCAAAAGCCCCCCCAAACCCACTACAAATTACATAAGTCAAGTTTGTTAACAGTCACACTTTGTTAGTCTCATTATTTGTGCACATCTCCATTCAGTTATATACGCAACTGTAAGGCAGTAACAATAACACAAGGGTCCCCAACTATACCGAAAGGGGAAAAAGGAATACCTCAAGAAGTAAAAG
The nucleotide sequence above comes from Benincasa hispida cultivar B227 chromosome 3, ASM972705v1, whole genome shotgun sequence. Encoded proteins:
- the LOC120073363 gene encoding uncharacterized protein At1g65710-like, producing MGACLSKKKKTLPSVSSTTVPPAPDPTSCNGCKPIIPMSQPPTIDVKLKTCNETGEGNGEGKEERSEYPVKKEVFVIKHRKSHDGRDKNGASLLPPPQEVNGLVFSAATPTVSSSSCEILESGAVGENLKVGLVRTSSCTKEEVDAILIQCGRLSRSSSAKGNGRKYSGSKRSYDFDHGDRDGVNSGNFGDEDEDGRNLNSVEVDDDGTPVEKCHHQRQRHRQSPRRSSSQGRRRTPSRERDQNQRSSSRERRVSRSPGRRSAEPSASNGSNYTSNVNGNANNSGVLNRPAKMVSVPATVSHIEMDKNNNVNGGCGGNELATVTAVKRISVKRNVGEATAMAGSRVASSPRSQSPARSNGNVKASEENQQQQPSLSRSSSRKAEQSPYRRNPLGEIDTNSQPHNRIQNRSKKETEEVIAKDSINGVNQKPKTDSKSCHKVIVSQVNGSKSSSTATATRGVVNIITSTTPLSNTEVVVVEHQKPHGLARSRSARHSRELDINPETLLNQSQTPSYTKMLLQDIQNFHQKNTNTNTNPVSLPACVTKACSIVEAVADLNSTTSSNFSCAFSEDRSNPPTHQSSRNEYSVPYSGNLKGTAEIRDPFVESEVAMDDDILEPSFHKYVTVRRGGPVVAAGGGDTDDQESSGSNSFVSSVQQHHRGISTASWEPNSADSTDSWTSRQNTKDGSGSSLQSKPGLDRDDNRRRTAERRRDSDSQRTGIGRGRLGNAGKVLHTIPVAATGST